A portion of the Leptospira kanakyensis genome contains these proteins:
- the thyX gene encoding FAD-dependent thymidylate synthase: MQQSDFESISRVSVPELDSILGKPFPVLDDGFVRLVDYMGSDESIVQAARVSYGKGTKKVSEDRGLIRYLMRHRHSTPFEMCELKLHVRVPMDTWRQWIRHRMANVNEYSTRYSVAIDSAQTTLPGEWRIQSVGNKQGSNGYLELSKGDHLTKRETEYQKFASEIYNERLEMGVAREQARKDLPLATYTEAYWKIDLHNLLHFLALRMDDHAQLEVRLFAKTIGEQIVQKWVPNAWEAFVDYRLSALNLTKYDTEIINALNTSGKEGAKKKAIELGLLDEQGSTAKKSREREELEYKLKDMGFAIPW, encoded by the coding sequence ATGCAACAATCTGATTTCGAATCCATTTCAAGAGTATCCGTTCCCGAATTAGACTCCATTTTAGGAAAACCATTTCCGGTTTTGGATGATGGGTTTGTCAGACTCGTTGATTACATGGGATCTGATGAATCAATCGTTCAGGCCGCACGCGTTTCGTACGGAAAAGGAACAAAAAAAGTTAGTGAGGATCGTGGACTCATTCGGTATCTTATGCGCCACCGCCATAGCACTCCGTTTGAAATGTGCGAACTAAAGCTACATGTTCGTGTTCCTATGGACACTTGGCGTCAGTGGATCCGCCACCGTATGGCAAATGTCAATGAATACTCTACGCGTTACTCCGTAGCCATCGACTCAGCACAAACCACACTTCCTGGAGAATGGCGAATCCAATCTGTGGGAAACAAACAAGGTAGTAATGGATATTTAGAATTATCCAAAGGTGACCACCTAACAAAAAGAGAAACTGAATACCAAAAATTTGCTTCTGAAATTTATAATGAAAGATTAGAGATGGGTGTGGCGCGGGAACAAGCTAGAAAAGATTTACCACTAGCCACTTACACAGAAGCGTATTGGAAAATTGACTTACATAACTTACTTCATTTTTTGGCACTTCGTATGGATGATCATGCGCAATTGGAAGTTCGTTTGTTTGCAAAAACCATTGGAGAACAAATCGTACAAAAGTGGGTTCCGAATGCTTGGGAAGCATTTGTCGACTACCGTCTGTCTGCCCTCAATTTGACTAAATATGACACAGAAATCATCAATGCTCTGAATACTTCCGGGAAAGAAGGTGCTAAAAAGAAGGCAATCGAACTAGGTTTGTTAGATGAACAAGGTTCCACCGCTAAAAAAAGCAGAGAACGTGAGGAATTAGAGTACAAATTGAAAGATATGGGTTTTGCCATTCCTTGGTAG